The genomic stretch CGATTGCTCCGGGTATTGACTCAGGATTCTGGACGGTCATGATTTTCGCAGGTGCAAGAGGGGCTTTGTAGCGGATTTTAGCCTGTACATCCAGTGAATCTTGAAGCTCAGAAATGGCTATCCAATTCATATCCGTAGCCAAAAGAGAAGTCGCATAAACTTCTTGATCTTCACCTAAAACCACTTCATTACGCTCTACATTAAAACCAATGACGAACATTGGCTTGCCAAAGGTTACTCCCAGTCCTTTGCGTTGACCTACTGTATAGTTGACCAAGCCTTGATGGAGTCCCAGCACCTTCCCTTGACTGTCAACAAAATTACCGGATCTAATCTTATCTGGAGACCGTTCACGAATGAAGGATATATAATCATCATCGGGAATAAAGCATATCTCCTGACTGTCCGGCTTCCGTGAGACACGGATCAATCCTCTCTCTGCAGCCATCTCACGAATATGCTCTTTCTTATACTCAGCCAATGGGAACAAAGTTCCTTTCAGCTGATCCTGGGTCATGTTATAGAGCATATAGGTTTGGTCCTTCCAGGTGTCCTCAGGTCGGCTCAAAAGATAGCGTCCACTCTGGGGATCTTGAAGAACTTTAGCATAATGCCCTGTAGCCAAATAATCAGCTCCC from Desulfitobacterium dichloroeliminans LMG P-21439 encodes the following:
- the mnmA gene encoding tRNA 2-thiouridine(34) synthase MnmA; this encodes MTLTEKKKVVVGMSGGVDSSMAAALLKEKGYDVIGITLQTMPSGGPDDVGGCCSITAIDDARRVAHQLGIPHYVLNFRAIFEENVIDYFTNSYLSGETPNPCTMCNRVVRWGEFLRKARSLGADYLATGHYAKVLQDPQSGRYLLSRPEDTWKDQTYMLYNMTQDQLKGTLFPLAEYKKEHIREMAAERGLIRVSRKPDSQEICFIPDDDYISFIRERSPDKIRSGNFVDSQGKVLGLHQGLVNYTVGQRKGLGVTFGKPMFVIGFNVERNEVVLGEDQEVYATSLLATDMNWIAISELQDSLDVQAKIRYKAPLAPAKIMTVQNPESIPGAIGSVVRVEFATPQRAITPGQAVVFYQDDLVIGGGKIISDPRSE